The following coding sequences lie in one Musa acuminata AAA Group cultivar baxijiao chromosome BXJ1-8, Cavendish_Baxijiao_AAA, whole genome shotgun sequence genomic window:
- the LOC135587514 gene encoding uncharacterized protein LOC135587514 produces the protein MTEVVDDTDAGKRRRLPIWMARASYSGEKRNYGAGDGLQDAGSEPRSTARTQKRKPAQPVDHLDEFEATRRTIARQRKRKASRRNVGQDSSLSSNGIGETKPTTEETEQGETTVNNAANSVKIESRKSKKRSKTSVVPCSPASSESEIELTVEDLVRIAEEYVNADRQKQHGRSTAKEPRSEMDPPCSSDSSVVIGGAGPGQTACPSLALSRCTKTSGPNFPQATPRTGDAAQDMLDLLLGPLLKKPTSEEHENRTVATETMNLTHKPSEPSTTSKAIWKEEVLLTKRKSSLKDKVAMLLD, from the exons ATGACTGAAGTAGTCGATGACACTGATGCCGGAAAGAGAAGACGTTTGCCCATTTGGATGGCGAGGGCAAGCTACTCCGGTGAGAAAAGGAATTATGGGGCAGGAGATGGATTGCAAGATGCTGGTTCCGAGCCAAGGTCCACCGCCAGAACGCAGAAAAGAAAGCCAGCTCAGCCTGTCGACCATTTGGATGAGTTTGAAGCGACTCGAAGGACCATTGCTagacaaagaaagagaaaagcaagTAGAAGAAATGTCGGCCAGGACAGTTCCTTGAGTAGCAATGGAATAGGCGAGACAAAACCTACAACAGAAGAAACTGAGCAAGGCGAAACAACAGTCAATAATGCGGCTAATTCCGTAAAGATCGAAAGCAGGAAGTCTAAAAAAAGGTCCAAAACCAGTGTGGTTCCTTGCTCTCCAGCGAGTAGCGAGAGCGAAATCGAGCTCACGGTTGAAGACCTGGTGCGGATTGCGGAAGAG tatgtaaatgctgACCGGCAGAAGCAACACGGAAGATCGACTGCAAAGGAACCCAGATCAGAAATGGATCCTCCATGCTCTTCAGATTCCTCTGTGGTCATCGGAGGAGCAGGTCCTGGCCAAACTGCCTGCCCCAGCCTAGCATTATCAAGATGCACAAAGACTTCAGGCCCCAATTTTCCCCAAGCTACTCCGCGAACAGGAGATGCTGCTCAAGATATGTTGGATCTCCTTCTGGGTCCTCTCCTCAAGAAACCTACATCCGAAGAGCATGAGAACAGAACAGTGGCTACAGAAACTATGAACTTGACCCATAAACCTAGTGAGCCATCCACCACGAGCAAGGCAATCTGGAAAGAAGAGGTGCTGCTGACTAAAAGGAAGAGCAGCTTGAAGGATAAGGTGGCCATGTTACTTGACTAG